A genome region from Paralichthys olivaceus isolate ysfri-2021 chromosome 6, ASM2471397v2, whole genome shotgun sequence includes the following:
- the hcfc1b gene encoding host cell factor 1b, whose translation MASETAVLQPRWKRVVGWTGPVPRPRHGHRAVAIKELMVVFGGGNEGIVDELHVYNTATNQWFIPAVCGDVPPGCAAYGFVCDGTRLLVFGGMVEYGKYSSDLYELQASRWEWKRLKAKAPKNGPPPCPRLGHSFSLIGSRCYLFGGLANDSEDPKNNIPRYLNDLYCLELRPGSSVVGWEVPLTSGQPPPPRESHTAVVTSGRGANRLIIYGGMSGCRLGDLWVLDIDSLTWTKPALSGTAPLPRSLHSATAINNKMYVFGGWVPLVMDDVKVATHEKEWKCTNTLACLNLDNMCWDSVLMDVLEETVPRARAGHCSVSINSRLYVWSGRDGYRKAWNNQVCCKDLWYLETERPCAPSRVQLVRANTSSLEVSWGPSQTADTYLLQLQKYDIPATPASSPAPNPVPTATPGVSSPKSPAPVAVASANQTVTLVPSNPGSPLAAAAKAPAVLKVAAAPGSVGGASIITVRQATPKSPVAATTLPAGVRMVAPAQSGQATPIGSSPQMSGMAALAAAAAATQKIPPSSAAVLNVPAGATIVKTMTGSPASSSLPIKVADPVTMVTSPATRMLKTAAAQVGGASVVSTPGTPSRPVITVHKSGTVTVSQQAQVVTTVVGGVTKTFTLVNSPLGVGGGGSLINNLGKMLSVVQTKPVQSGAVTGQAGSSSIAQLIQKGALPAGTILKLVTSADGKQKTILSTVQSGSTATKPTILGVSPTTAKPGTTIIKTIPVSALHGGAGRNSPITILTTKGVSPGTMGKIITTVPKITAGGQQGVTQVVLKGAPGVPGTILRTLPMSGIRLVSPGSKPTVATLVVKPTTGVSSLGTVTGSVSSTLAGRATASANASLATPITTLTTIATLASQVTTATAAAAVPTQVTLITTPSGAEAQPLVQDLPVSIMASPTSEEPGSGTSTATVEESADTETAVTSVCSNPPCETHDTGTTNTSTVATATMGGNNRVCSNPPCETHDTGTTNTSTVATATMGGNNRVCSNPPCETHDTGTTNTSTVATATMGGNNRVCSNPPCETHDTGTTNTSTVATATMGGNNRVCSNPPCETHDTGTTNTSTVATATMGGNNRVCSNPPCETHDTGTTNTSTVATATMGGNNRVCSNPPCETHDTGTTNTSTVASSSMSQTLQVCSNPPCETHETGTTNTATTATAQQGGDVLQVDSTDPTSSSDPTSSTANRSRAVTMVTQATPTPGPSIPMISSLVEEDRVESSESTDTVAMVTGQEPDPTDSQPDAVILQVHMESSETAAQVATTDLPQELMSSEGDGGEAVPGTTTLMLATGLTPDQLTAQQATIQAVLQAAGHIGGAEDSMDQSVPIILTQQELAALVQQQQQLQDIHDHPEPQHSSLPTEGLAPADSLNDPAADSNAHEMTSLAVTSAVARLASTFSPTPPPTSGLAKIQAVATGTEATSEITATTGQQSVEVKSSVRNSRWYDVGVVKVTNMVVSHFYIPDEDNMAEDDSGVVPDYSQMRKVELQPGTAYKFRVAGINICGRGAFSEVSAFKTCLPGFPGAPCAIKISKNLDGAQLTWEPPAVTWGKIVEYSVYLAIQSSQAASSVSGPAQLAFMRVYCGTSPSCLVQASSLANAHIDYTTKPAVIFRIAARNQKGYGPATQVRWLQENKDLKTTVKRGGTTQLKPVGPKKFKTDQ comes from the exons AGCCGCTGTTACCTATTTGGAGGACTGGCCAATGACAGCGAGGATCCCAAGAACAACATCCCCAG ATACCTGAACGACCTGTACTGTCTGGAGCTGCGCCCAGGATCCAGTGTGGTCGGCTGGGAGGTTCCACTGACTTCAGGTCAGCCACCGCCTCCCAGAGAGAGTCACACGGCTGTGGTGACGAGCGGCCGCGGAGCAAACAGACTGATCATCTATGGAGGGATGAGCGGCTGCAGACTGGGCGACCTGTGGGTCCTGGACATAG ACTCTTTGACCTGGACCAAACCTGCCCTCAGTGGGACCGCCCCCCTCCCTCGCAGCCTCCACTCGGCCACCGCCATCAACAACAA GATGTATGTATTTGGAGGTTGGGTTCCTCTGGTGATGGATGATGTCAAAGTGGCGACTCATGAGAAGGAGTGGAAGTGCACCAACACACTGGCCTGTCTAAACCTGG ACAACATGTGTTGGGACTCAGTCTTGATGGATGTTCTGGAGGAGACTGTCCCCAGAGCTCGAGCAGGTCACTGTAGTGTCTCCATCAACTCCAGACTGTACGTCTGGAGCGGCAGAGACGGATACAGGAAGGCCTGGAACAACCAGGTGTGCTGCAAGGACCTGTGGTACCTggagacag AGCGTCCCTGTGCTCCCTCTCGGGTGCAGCTGGTCCGGGCCAACACGTCGTCTCTGGAGGTGAGTTGGGGCCCGTCTCAGACGGCGGACACgtacctgctgcagctgcagaagtACGACATTCCTGCCACACCTGCGTCCAGCCCCGCCCCCAACCCTGTGCCCACGGCCACTCCTGGAGTCAGCTCCCCCAAGAGTCCCGCCCCCGTTGCGGTGGCATCGGCCAACCAGACGGTCACGCTGGTCCCCTCCAATCCTGGAAGCCCattggctgctgctgcaaaagcaCCAG CTGTCCTGAAGGTGGCAGCAGCTCCAGGTTCTGTGGGCGGAGCCTCCATCATCACAGTGAGACAGGCCACACCTAAATCCCCAGTTGCCGCGACAACACTTCCTGCAGGCGTTCGTATGGTGGCACCTGCTCAGTCTGGACAGGCGACG CCAATAGGCAGCAGCCCTCAGATGAGTGGAATGGCGGCACtggcagcagcggcggcagccACTCAGAAGATCCCCCCATCGTCAGCGGCGGTGTTGAATGTCCCTGCAGGAGCCACGATTGTGAAGACGATGACCGGGAGTCCAGCATCCAGCAGCCTGCCAATCAAAGTGGCCGATCCTGTTACCATG GTGACCAGCCCTGCCACTCGGATGTTGAAGACCGCTGCTGCTCAGGTGGGCGGGGCCTCGGTTGTCTCCACTCCTGGCACCCCGAGCCGACCGGTCATCACAGTCCATAAGTCGGGGACAGTGACGGTCTCCCAACAAGCTCAGGTGGTGACCACGGTGGTGGGTGGAGTCACAAAGACCTTCACTCTGGTTAACAGTCCACTCGGTGTGGGAGGAGGCGGTTCTCTG ATCAATAACCTGGGAAAGATGTTGTCAGTGGTTCAGACCAAACCGGTTCAGTCAGGAGCTGTTACTGGTCAGGCTGGCAGCAGCTCCATCGCTCAGCTGATCCAG AAGGGCGCTCTTCCAGCAGGAACCATCTTGAAGTTGGTGACGTCTGCAGATGGAAAACAGAAGACCATCCTCAGCACAGTGCAGTCAGGATCCACGGCGACCAAACCCACCATCCTTGGTGTCTCCCCGACAACCGCCAAACCTGGAACCACCATCATCAAGACCATCCCAGTGTCTGCACTGCACGGCGGTGCAG GTAGAAACAGTCCAATCACCATCCTCACCACTAAGGGGGTATCGCCAGGAACTATGGGTAAAATCATCACCACAGTCCCCAAGATCACTGCAGGAGGTCAGCAGGGGgtcacacag gtagtGTTAAAGGGAGCTCCAGGTGTTCCTGGTACCATCCTCAGGACTCTACCTATGAGCGGAATCAGACTGGTCTCACCCGGATCCAAACCTACTGTCGCCACTCTGGTTGTCAAGCCAACCACAG GAGTGTCCAGTCTGGGGACAGTAACAGGAAGTGTCTCCAGCACGCTGGCAGGTAGAGCCACTGCTTCTGCTAACGCCTCCCTGGCTACGCCCATTACCACCCTGACAACCATTGCTACTCTTGCCAGCCAGGTTACCACGGCAACCGCCGCTGCAGCAGTACCCACACAG GTGACTCTGATCACAACTCCGAGTGGAGCTGAAGCTCAGCCACTGGTCCAGGATCTGCCCGTCTCCATCATGGCGTCTCCTACATCAGAAGAACCTGGAAGTGGTACAAGTACTGCAACAGTAGAAGAGTCTGCAGACACTGAGACAG CGGTGACGTCTGTCTGCTCCAACCCGCCCTGTGAGACTCACGACACGGGGACAACCAACACCTCCACTGTCGCCACAGCAACCATGGGCGGTAACAACAGAGTGTGCTCCAACCCGCCATGTGAGACTCACGACACGGGGACGACCAACACCTCCACTGTCGCCACAGCAACCATGGGCGGTAACAACAGAGTGTGCTCCAACCCGCCATGTGAGACTCACGACACGGGGACAACCAACACCTCCACTGTCGCCACAGCAACCATGGGCGGTAACAACAGAGTGTGCTCCAACCCGCCATGTGAGACTCACGACACGGGGACGACCAACACCTCCACTGTCGCCACAGCAACCATGGGCGGTAACAACAGAGTGTGCTCCAACCCGCCATGTGAGACTCACGACACGGGGACAACCAACACCTCCACCGTCGCCACAGCAACCATGGGCGGTAACAACAGAGTGTGCTCCAACCCGCCATGTGAGACTCACGACACGGGGACAACCAACACCTCCACCGTCGCCACAGCAACCATGGGCGGTAACAACAGAGTGTGCTCCAACCCGCCCTGTGAGACTCACGACACGGGGACAACCAACACCTCCACTGTCGCCTCCTCCAGCATGAGCCAAACGCTACAG GTTTGTTCAAACCCACCGTGTGAGACTCACGAGACTGGAACCACCAACACCGCGACCACAGCAACAG CTCAACAGGGCGGAGACGTTCTTCAGGTTGACTCCACAgaccccacctcctcttctgaccccacctcctccacagccAATCGGAGCAGAgctgttaccatggttacaCAGGCAACGCCCACACCCGGACCATCCATACCT ATGATCTCCTCTTTGGTGGAAGAAGACAGGGTTGAGTCCTCAGAGTCCACAGacactgttgccatggtaacagggCAGGAACCTGACCCCACAGATAGCCAACCAGATGCTGTCATTCTACAGGTTCACATGGAGAGCAGCGAGACAGCTGCACAG GTGGCGACCACAGATCTTCCTCAGGAGCTGATGTCATCAGAAGGGGACGGAGGTGAGGCGGTCCCTGGGACGACAACCTTGATGTTGGCGACAGGACTAACCCCAGATCAGCTGACTGCTCAGCAGGCCACAATACAGGCAGTACTGCAGGCAGCAGGACACatag GTGGAGCTGAGGACTCCATGGATCAATCCGTCCCCATCATTCTGACCCAGCAGGAACTGGCAGCTCTGgtccaacaacaacagcagctacAGGACATCCACGACCACCCAGAACCACAGCACAGCAGCCTGCCCACAG AGGGCCTTGCCCCAGCAGACAGCCTCAATGACCCGGCAGCAGACAGCAACGCACATGAGATGACCTCATTGGCAGTTACCAGCGCCGTCGCTAGATTGGCCAGCACGTTCAGCCCCACCCCTCCTCCGACGTCAGGTCTGGCAAAGATTCAAGCTGTTGCCACAGGGACTGAGGCGACCAGTGAGATTACAGCGACCACAGGG cagcagagtgttgAGGTGAAGTCTTCGGTAAGGAACAGTCGATGGTACGACGTTGGCGTCGTCAAGGTTACAAACATGGTGGTCTCTCACTTCTACATCCCAGACGAAGACAACATGGCCGAG GACGACTCAGGTGTGGTACCTGACTACAGTCAGATGAGGAAGGTGGAGCTGCAGCCGGGGACAGCTTATAAGTTTCGTGTTGCTGGGATCAACATCTGCGGCCGTGGAGCGTTCTCTGAGGTGTCGGCGTTTAAAACATGTCTGCCTGGTTTCCCCGGAGCGCCATGTGCCATCAAGATCAGCAAg AACCTGGACGGAGCTCAGCTCACCTGGGAGCCTCCGGCTGTCACGTGGGGCAAGATCGTGGAGTACTCGGTGTACCTCGCCATCCAGTCCAGCCAGGCCGCCTCCTCGGTTTCAGGCCCCGCCCAGCTGGCCTTCATGAGGGTGTACTGTGGTACCAGCCCGTCCTGCCTGGTCCAGGCCTCCAGCCTCGCCAACGCACACATCGACTACACCACCAAGCCAGCAGTCATCTTCCGCATCGCTGCTCGCAACCAGAAGGGCTATGGACCGGCCACCCAGGTCAGGTGGTTACAAG aAAATAAAGACCTCAAAACAAcagtgaagagaggaggaactACACAACT GAAACCTGTCGGACCAAAGAAATTCAAAACGGACCAATAG
- the ccdc120a gene encoding coiled-coil domain-containing protein 120 isoform X2 — MATGVNYWSSYEPGYKVRECVWGGEQDSSSEDGGGEVTWETAAMEVKGQIITTPDPLTCPDKKQRERMTELQDRRRSLQALLRTRLAELRRICLQEAELTGAVPSDFPLEAGEKPPCVRRRGGVSRQGNRKYRAEEEDSQRSKPKKTLFSAALRKHSDSEHNTHNQTHTHHGKRTVHRGCHTDDTVRSESSSTSDSTGHDNDSVSQCRPPLVSAASPVEVFYHNKTRRNSLHIRTDHPETPQSHKPLPLLPTPPPPLSQDSSSFPFDQVAAGEGGIRVNAARRSSSSDGLLDHVTPTEEEGVAQHGGLRLNGVPASRGTNVSGVFRSSEVLMDGRTRINNRPTEAGGGRGGRGGGYSEVLLDYVWGKQQLQRQQSNTNNRQPITSQHQLLYNGFSSQQPPGAPPTFRGHYGDQRQVKVTRTKSCGPFLPVQQSQTDTHNPPLSTIQPDPHPHLLPPRPTQLPPTQDAQLEEATRSLHKALALEGLRDWYLRNTLGSIHQNQNHANGTVSTGVSTKVNGGVKGQSGVGGALQRRRTTHGVIQQSSYQTETSHHHTLSHQKQTLPHSATFHGHPLHGRSVDNSLYNDSFPPQKQEVPLRDLSVDQPSPGTLV, encoded by the exons atgGCCACAGGAGTGAACTACTGGAGCTCATATGAACCTGGTTACAAG gtgagagagtgtgtgtggggcgGAGAGCAGGACTCGAGCAGCgaggacggaggaggagaggtcaCATGGGAAACAGCCGCCATGGAGGTCAAGGGTCAAATCATCACAACACCTG acccTCTCACTTGTCCGGACAAGAAGCAGAGGGAGCGAatgacagagctgcaggacaGGAGGCGGAGCCTGCAGGCGCTGCTGAGGACACGATTGGCTGAACTCAGACGCATCTGTCTGCAGGAGGCG GAGCTGACCGGTGCGGTGCCCAGTGACTTCCCCCTGGAGGCGGGAGAGAAGCCCCCCTGTGTCCGACGAAGGGGGGGAGTGTCTCGccaaggaaacaggaagtatcGAGCAGAG gaggaaGACTCTCAGCGTTCGAAGCCGAAGAAAACTTTATTCAGTGCAGCTCTGAGGAAACACAGTGActctgaacacaacacacacaatcaaacacacacacaccacggcAAGAGGACTGTGCACAGAGGCTgccacacag atGACACAGTGAGGTCAGAGAGCAGTTCGACATCAGACTCAACAGGACATGAcaatg ACAGCGTGTCTCAGTGTCGCCCCCCGCTggtctctgctgcttctccagtGGAGGTTTTCTACCACAACAAAACCAGAAGGAACTCGCTGCACATCAG GACCGATCATCCAGAGACTCCTCAGTCCCACAAGCCCCTCCCCCTGCtgcccaccccccctccccctctatCACAGGACTCCTCCTCGTTCCCTTTTGACCAAGTAGCAGCAGGTGAGGGCGGGATCAGGGTGAACGCAGCTCGTCGGAGCAGTAGCTCAGACGGCCTCCTGGACCATGTCACccccacagaggaggagggggtagCACAGCATGGAGGACTGAGGTTAAATGGCGTGCCAGCGTCCAGAGGAACTAACGTCTCTGGAGTGTTCAGGAGCTCCGAGGTGCTGATGGACGGACGAACAAGGATAAATAACAGACCCACTGAggcagggggaggaagaggaggaagaggaggggggtaCAGTGAGGTCCTGCTGGATTATGTCTGGgggaaacagcagctgcagcgacAGCAGTCAAACACTAATAACAGGCAGCCAATCACATCCCAGCACCAGCTGCTCTACAATGGTTTCTCCTCCCAGCAGCCCCCAGGTGCCCCGCCTACCTTCCGTGGTCACTATGGCGACCAACGACAAGTCAAAGTGACCCGCACCAAATCCTGTGGCCCCTTCCTCCCGGTGCAACAGAGTCAGACCGATACCCATAATCCTCCTCTGTCCACCATTCAGCCtgacccccacccccacctgcTACCTCCCCGACCCACACAGCTGCCCCCCACCCAGGATGCCCAGCTGGAGGAGGCCACCCGGAGCCTCCACAAGGCCCTGGCCCTAGAAG GTCTGAGGGACTGGTACCTGAGGAACACACTGGGCTCAATCCACCAAAACCAAAACCATGCCAATGGAACGGTGAGCACAGGTGTCTCCACTAAGGTGAAtggaggggtcaaaggtcagtcaGGTGTGGGTGGAGCTCTGCAGCGTAGACGAACGACTCATGGCGTCATCCAACAATCGAGCTATCAGACGGAGACCAGTCATCATCATACTCTGTCACATCAGAAACAGACACTGCCACATTCAGCCACATTCCACGGACACCCGCTCCACGGCAG gtCTGTGGACAACTCTCTCTACAATGACTCCTTCCCACCTCAGAAACAGGAAGTTCCTCTCAGAGATCTGTCTGTGGACCAGCCGTCTCCTGGGACCCTGGTCTGA
- the ccdc120a gene encoding coiled-coil domain-containing protein 120 isoform X1: MATGVNYWSSYEPGYKVRECVWGGEQDSSSEDGGGEVTWETAAMEVKGQIITTPDPLTCPDKKQRERMTELQDRRRSLQALLRTRLAELRRICLQEAELTGAVPSDFPLEAGEKPPCVRRRGGVSRQGNRKYRAEEEDSQRSKPKKTLFSAALRKHSDSEHNTHNQTHTHHGKRTVHRGCHTDDTVRSESSSTSDSTGHDNEDSVSQCRPPLVSAASPVEVFYHNKTRRNSLHIRTDHPETPQSHKPLPLLPTPPPPLSQDSSSFPFDQVAAGEGGIRVNAARRSSSSDGLLDHVTPTEEEGVAQHGGLRLNGVPASRGTNVSGVFRSSEVLMDGRTRINNRPTEAGGGRGGRGGGYSEVLLDYVWGKQQLQRQQSNTNNRQPITSQHQLLYNGFSSQQPPGAPPTFRGHYGDQRQVKVTRTKSCGPFLPVQQSQTDTHNPPLSTIQPDPHPHLLPPRPTQLPPTQDAQLEEATRSLHKALALEGLRDWYLRNTLGSIHQNQNHANGTVSTGVSTKVNGGVKGQSGVGGALQRRRTTHGVIQQSSYQTETSHHHTLSHQKQTLPHSATFHGHPLHGRSVDNSLYNDSFPPQKQEVPLRDLSVDQPSPGTLV; encoded by the exons atgGCCACAGGAGTGAACTACTGGAGCTCATATGAACCTGGTTACAAG gtgagagagtgtgtgtggggcgGAGAGCAGGACTCGAGCAGCgaggacggaggaggagaggtcaCATGGGAAACAGCCGCCATGGAGGTCAAGGGTCAAATCATCACAACACCTG acccTCTCACTTGTCCGGACAAGAAGCAGAGGGAGCGAatgacagagctgcaggacaGGAGGCGGAGCCTGCAGGCGCTGCTGAGGACACGATTGGCTGAACTCAGACGCATCTGTCTGCAGGAGGCG GAGCTGACCGGTGCGGTGCCCAGTGACTTCCCCCTGGAGGCGGGAGAGAAGCCCCCCTGTGTCCGACGAAGGGGGGGAGTGTCTCGccaaggaaacaggaagtatcGAGCAGAG gaggaaGACTCTCAGCGTTCGAAGCCGAAGAAAACTTTATTCAGTGCAGCTCTGAGGAAACACAGTGActctgaacacaacacacacaatcaaacacacacacaccacggcAAGAGGACTGTGCACAGAGGCTgccacacag atGACACAGTGAGGTCAGAGAGCAGTTCGACATCAGACTCAACAGGACATGAcaatg AAGACAGCGTGTCTCAGTGTCGCCCCCCGCTggtctctgctgcttctccagtGGAGGTTTTCTACCACAACAAAACCAGAAGGAACTCGCTGCACATCAG GACCGATCATCCAGAGACTCCTCAGTCCCACAAGCCCCTCCCCCTGCtgcccaccccccctccccctctatCACAGGACTCCTCCTCGTTCCCTTTTGACCAAGTAGCAGCAGGTGAGGGCGGGATCAGGGTGAACGCAGCTCGTCGGAGCAGTAGCTCAGACGGCCTCCTGGACCATGTCACccccacagaggaggagggggtagCACAGCATGGAGGACTGAGGTTAAATGGCGTGCCAGCGTCCAGAGGAACTAACGTCTCTGGAGTGTTCAGGAGCTCCGAGGTGCTGATGGACGGACGAACAAGGATAAATAACAGACCCACTGAggcagggggaggaagaggaggaagaggaggggggtaCAGTGAGGTCCTGCTGGATTATGTCTGGgggaaacagcagctgcagcgacAGCAGTCAAACACTAATAACAGGCAGCCAATCACATCCCAGCACCAGCTGCTCTACAATGGTTTCTCCTCCCAGCAGCCCCCAGGTGCCCCGCCTACCTTCCGTGGTCACTATGGCGACCAACGACAAGTCAAAGTGACCCGCACCAAATCCTGTGGCCCCTTCCTCCCGGTGCAACAGAGTCAGACCGATACCCATAATCCTCCTCTGTCCACCATTCAGCCtgacccccacccccacctgcTACCTCCCCGACCCACACAGCTGCCCCCCACCCAGGATGCCCAGCTGGAGGAGGCCACCCGGAGCCTCCACAAGGCCCTGGCCCTAGAAG GTCTGAGGGACTGGTACCTGAGGAACACACTGGGCTCAATCCACCAAAACCAAAACCATGCCAATGGAACGGTGAGCACAGGTGTCTCCACTAAGGTGAAtggaggggtcaaaggtcagtcaGGTGTGGGTGGAGCTCTGCAGCGTAGACGAACGACTCATGGCGTCATCCAACAATCGAGCTATCAGACGGAGACCAGTCATCATCATACTCTGTCACATCAGAAACAGACACTGCCACATTCAGCCACATTCCACGGACACCCGCTCCACGGCAG gtCTGTGGACAACTCTCTCTACAATGACTCCTTCCCACCTCAGAAACAGGAAGTTCCTCTCAGAGATCTGTCTGTGGACCAGCCGTCTCCTGGGACCCTGGTCTGA